The sequence TGACTCTTCTGCTTACCGAGAGATGTTTTCCACCGCAGGCTTAGATATATCCGTTGATAACATCGTCGGTTCAATAGTCGAGTTTGAAAATGCTTTGACCACACCGAACGCTCCGTTTGATCGCTATCTAATGGGGGACGAGCTGGCAATCAACAACGCTGCTAAACGAGGTTGGGAAGCTTTTCAAGCCGAAGGTTGCATTGCTTGCCATCAGGGAGCAAATGTGGGTGGCGGTATGGTGATGCAATTTGGTTACTTTGGCCAAGACAAGACAGGGGCAGAACGCAGCAACGACCTAGGAAGATTTTCAACCACCTCCAAACCTAAAGACCGGCACTTATTTCGGGTCGCCAGTTTACGAAATGTCGCTGAAACGGCCCCTTACTTTCACGATGGGAAAACGCAATCTCTAGATGATGCGATAAAAATCATGGGCCGAAGTCAGCTGGGACGAGAGTTAGATCAAGAGACCATTGTTGATATCAAATCATTTTTAATGACACTCACTGGTGATCGCCCGACTATTTTGGAGAGGCTTGAGAATGAATAAATTCTATCTTTCTATTGGTGCTTTGTTGGCGACTATGATTGTGACTTTGTCTTTATTGTGGCTTCACTATGTTGAGCATAAGAGCATCAGTCACTATCGAGAGCTTGTGAGTCATTTAGGCCACGACATCGTAGAAATACGTGATGAAATTACTCTCAGCTCGATTAATGGGTTGGATGCTCCATATCAACTTAATAGGCAGTTGGTTTCTATTGAGCGAGAAGTCCATAAGATTGAAAAACTCTACAAAGACAACAAGCTTGAGGGTGTGTTTTTTCATCAGCTGGACATAAATAATGCCCTGACAGATTTTCATGATTCAGCGCTTGAAGTCACTGATGCACTGGATCATATCGTTGGAGTTATCGTCGCAAGAAATTCAGTTCTCTCAAGTATCCAAGCAAAAACAGTCCAAGGCTCTAGTCACGAAGCAAGTAAGGGTGTGGCCGTTGAACATATACTCGCTAGTTTTGATAGCAGCTCGTCCGTTAGTCCGGATTTGGAACGCTTATCTCTTACTTTTAGTGGACTTGTTGAACAGGAGAAGCTCCTTTTCTCTATCGTACTATCCGGAACAAACGTGGGCTTCGTTGAGCATGCAGAGCATATTTTGACAGACTTAACTACTGTCGTAAGAGATAGAGTCGCAGCGTTACTTTTTGTATCTATATTGCTGGTTTTTTCTATTCTCGGTTTGATGGGCTGGCATCGAGCAAAAGAGTTGAAGAGAAATAGTATTGCTTACCAAGAATCAGTTGAGAAAGCAGAGCAGGCAAGCAATTCGAAATCACTATTTCTCGCCACTATGAGCCATGAACTAAGAACCCCAATGAACGGTGTGCTCGGAGTAGCGCAACTAATAAAAGAACAGACCACTGAATTGGAGACCAAAAAAAATGCTCAAACCATCATTAATTCTGGAGAGCATTTAGTCACTTTACTTAATGACCTTCTCGACTTTTCAAAAATGGAACAAGACAAGCTCAAGCTTGAAGCCGTGGCATTTGGTGTGAGTAATGTTGTCGACAGTATCGAAAGTGCATTAAAGCCATTGGCGTTAAACAAACAAATCGACCTGAATATTGTTAACCAAGTTCCCGAAAACGTTGAGCTCATAGGTGACGCTGCAAGACTGAGACAGATTCTCTTCAATTTGATTGGTAATGGCATTAAGTTCACTGAGCATGGACAGGTGGATTTGAACATCCAATACGTCATGCATCAAAAGCACAACTTAGAAATTAAAGTCACCGATACTGGTGTTGGCATTGAAAGAGATAAACTTGATAGGATCTTTAATGCCTTCGAACAAGCGGAGTTGTCAACCACAAGGAAGTTTGGTGGTACGGGGTTAGGGTTATCGATAGTTAAACAGTTGGTCGACTTAATGGGAGGCTCTGTCGATGTCTTTAGTCAACCAGATGTAGGAACAGAGTTTACCATTAAGTTATCGATGCCCGTTCAAATCTTAAAATCAGAACTTGAATTTGAGGACTTGGATACGGGAAAAGAGACATCAGTAAAGCCTGATTCTTCAACTGGACTTCATGTGTTGGTTGTCGAGGACAATAATGTCAGTGCATTGTTCTTTAAATCATTTTGTGAAACTGAAGGCTATCAGGTAACACATGTCT comes from Vibrio astriarenae and encodes:
- a CDS encoding ATP-binding protein — protein: MNKFYLSIGALLATMIVTLSLLWLHYVEHKSISHYRELVSHLGHDIVEIRDEITLSSINGLDAPYQLNRQLVSIEREVHKIEKLYKDNKLEGVFFHQLDINNALTDFHDSALEVTDALDHIVGVIVARNSVLSSIQAKTVQGSSHEASKGVAVEHILASFDSSSSVSPDLERLSLTFSGLVEQEKLLFSIVLSGTNVGFVEHAEHILTDLTTVVRDRVAALLFVSILLVFSILGLMGWHRAKELKRNSIAYQESVEKAEQASNSKSLFLATMSHELRTPMNGVLGVAQLIKEQTTELETKKNAQTIINSGEHLVTLLNDLLDFSKMEQDKLKLEAVAFGVSNVVDSIESALKPLALNKQIDLNIVNQVPENVELIGDAARLRQILFNLIGNGIKFTEHGQVDLNIQYVMHQKHNLEIKVTDTGVGIERDKLDRIFNAFEQAELSTTRKFGGTGLGLSIVKQLVDLMGGSVDVFSQPDVGTEFTIKLSMPVQILKSELEFEDLDTGKETSVKPDSSTGLHVLVVEDNNVSALFFKSFCETEGYQVTHVYDGSEAIDFLKGNHVDLIVMDNHMPKMNGVEAIRQIRQGLKLKTCIFACTGDVFKEAHDEFIAAGANFVLTKPLQLDSLRRAIARHTSVIMGDYPKESNVVSLTRSPIESLPLTEEEISTSELLNGDTLEEEMKTDLLKTFVEEIEQNVEKLIEAYRSESTGSLFNVLHSIKGITAEFGLSDVSHRAEKCEVVSRGGTIPPMEELQLLVNLLLVNIHQAERILERNVAVEAQKESL